The Thermothielavioides terrestris NRRL 8126 chromosome 2, complete sequence genome includes a region encoding these proteins:
- a CDS encoding glycosyltransferase family 69 protein (CAZy_ID 269932): MRRPRALLFVQLSVLALIAVYFLHFRFDTLGSVRSDAPGSLALTPNATLPLQNLTAYTRAILDPSDASLPKVECPRPDLSRYAHLRAKSHAGPSSLRYFFALNLRNCLPLLPQLLGSILEVIRFLGPEHCALSIVEGNSPDGTAEVLAALEPELIRLGIRTYFTLNNQIDPLAEGSDRFSSLATLRNLAVAPLLAAFSNPPTITTTAAANASVLFINDVAICADDLLELAHQRARQGADMACAMDWTGATDDDDDDDDAQPGPAFYDVYIARAINGDLFFDVPPATVSWDRAADLFWNEPIARARLERHAPFQVFACWNGAVAFTARPLVEGKVAFRGARADKGECWQGEPQAFCKDLWLNGYGKIMVVPQVNLAYSIEEGRTIKKLKGFASRWAAEEDEAEPRIEWLPPPDQVKCMPTFQDQTWRPWNETFG, translated from the exons AtgcgccgccctcgcgctCTTCTTTTCGTGCAACTCTCGGTTTTGGCCCTAATTGCGGTTTATTTTCTGCATTTCCGCTTCGACACGCTGGGCTCCGTGCGGAGCGATGCGCCTGGTTCCTTGGCACTTACACCAAACG CCACTCTTCCCCTCCAGAACCTGACGGCCTACACCCGAGCCATCCTCGATCCCAGCGATGCCAGTCTCCCCAAAGTCGAATGTCCCCGTCCCGACCTGTCGCGATACGCCCATCTTCGGGCCAAGTCGCACGCGGGGCCCTCGTCACTTCGCTATTTCTTCGCCCTTAACCTGCGCAACTGCCTCCCGCTCCTGCCCCAGCTCCTCGGAAGTATCCTCGAAGTGATTCGCTTTCTCGGGCCTGAACACTGCGCCCTCTCCATCGTTGAAGGCAACTCCCCCGATGGCACGGCCGAAGTCCTCGCTGCGCTCGAGCCCGAGCTCATCAGACTCGGTATCCGCACGTACTTTACGCTGAACAACCAGATCGACCCGCTTGCCGAAGGCAGCGATCGCTTCTCCTCGCTCGCGACGCTCCGCAACCTCGCGGTAGCGCCGTTgctcgccgccttctccaACCCTCCTACTAttaccaccaccgccgccgccaacgcctcCGTGCTCTTCATCAACGACGTGGCCATCTGCGCGGACGACCTCCTCGAGCTGGCGCACCAGCGCGCGCGCCAGGGCGCCGACATGGCGTGCGCGATGGACTGGACCGGCGcgaccgacgacgacgacgacgacgacgacgcccagcccggcccggccttCTACGACGTCTACATCGCGCGCGCCATCAACGGCGACCTGTTCTTCGACGTGCCGCCCGCCACGGTCAGCTGGGACCGCGCCGCGGACCTGTTCTGGAACGAGCCGATCGCGCGGGCCCGCCTGGAGCGCCACGCGCCCTTTCAGGTGTTCGCGTGCTGGAACGGGGCGGTGGCGTTCACCGCGCGGCCGCTGGTCGAGGGCAAGGTGGCGTTCCGCGGGGCCAGGGCGGATAAGGGGGAGTGTTGGCAAGGGGAGCCGCAGGCTTTCTGTAAGGACCTGTGGCTGAACGGGTATGGCAAGATCATGGTTGTGCCCCAGGTTAACCTGGCGTACTCGATCGAGGAAGGCAGGACGATCAAGAAGCTGAAGGGGTTTGCTTCGCGCTGggctgccgaggaggacgaggcggaACCTAGGATCGAgtggttgccgccgcccgaccaGGTGAAGTGCATGCCCACTTTTCAGGACCAGACTTGGAGGCCGTGGAATGAGACGTTTGGATGA